A single window of Malus sylvestris chromosome 5, drMalSylv7.2, whole genome shotgun sequence DNA harbors:
- the LOC126623267 gene encoding uncharacterized protein LOC126623267 has translation MGNTSKDLLQFEHKRASTSPLESTLLVCKNASTKKAQPEGKPGPALPLPKSQVLGLVRDFLGVISEANERLKQDAKDNPENYDIEVLTGNESQVVNMELMLGVADLQTPEAVAAAESAIVGCQPVIPLAINSSGEESEDSSDGDSSSDDSDDEDGSDDSSSNDNDDEDSDEIKDDTIDKEDKKTTSHARLKTRKSDKDNSMSDDAGNNRSQKRPKIVELSRKSCEI, from the exons ATGGGAAATACAAGCAAAGACCTTCTGCAATTCGAGCACAAAAGGGCTTCAACTTCACCTttag AAAGCACGCTACTTGTCTGTAAAAATGCCTCAACGAAGAAAGCTCAACCCGAAGGGAAACCCGGCCCTGCTCTTCCTCTTCCCAAAAGCCAAG TTTTGGGACTAGTAAGGGACTTCTTGGGAGTCATATCAGAAGCTAACGAACGACTAAAGCAGGATGCAAAG GATAATCCAGAAAACTACGATATTGAAGTGCTCACTGGAAATGAATCTCAAGTCGTTAATATG GAGTTGATGCTGGGCGTTGCTGATCTTCAAACTCCTGAGGCTGTGGCTGCTGCTGAATCTGCAATTGTTGGTTGTCAGCCTGTTATACCATTGGCCATCAACAGTAGCGGAGAGGAATCAGAGGATAGCAGTGATGGTGACAGCAGCAGCGATGATAGTGACGACGAAGATGGTTCCGATGATAGTAGCAGCAATGATAATGACGACGAAGATAGTGATGAAATCAAAGATGATACAATTGATAAAGAGGATAAGAAAACAACCTCTCATGCAAGGCTCAAAACACGCAAGTCGGATAAAGATAATTCTATGAGTGATGATGCTGGTAACAATCGGTCCCAAAAACGACCGAAAATTGTTGAGCTCTCACGAAAGTCTTGTGAGATCTAG